Part of the Methanothermobacter sp. MT-2 genome is shown below.
TCTTGATAACATCAATTGGCCTTCCAAGATCCTTCCTTTCCATAACCTCAAGATCCTCAAAACCAGCCCCTTCTAATTCATCCAAACATGAATCGACATCAGACGGCACAGCATAAATATATGGTTTGAATGACCTGTCCAATGCTATTATAGGCCTGTTATCCTCGTCCTTCCCAAATAATCTTATAACTGGTATATCTTCAACTGTAACATAATCAATGTCAAGGAGTATCATCTTTCCCATGATATCATATTTTGGTGGGATGGACTATTATATTCTTCCCAACCTTGGAGTCCCCCCCAAACATCTAAATTATAGATCCACCCACTAAATGTATTATGTCATACTCGTATCCAAGAAAAAAACTTGATGGGGGGTTCAGCATGAAGATAATTCCACTCGCATCTGAAAGCCTGGGTGTTAGAAGCCTCTCAGTATATATCGAAGCCAAGAACAGGATATTAATAGACCCAGGAGTCGCCCTCGGCCCCAAGAGATATTCATTACCCCCTGCAAAAATCGAAATAGAAAAATTGGAAGCTGCCAAGAAGAAAATCATTGAATTCCTAGGAATGGCTGATACGATAATCATATCACATTATCATTACGATCATTATCTTCCAAGCGCTAATTATAATGGAAAGCATCTACTCCTAAAAGATCCCAGGAAAAAGATTAATAAAAGCCAGATGAGTAGGGCGTCCAAGTTTCTCAAAGGCAAGGAAAATTATGAATATGTTGATGGAAAAAATTTCACGATCAATGATTGTAGAATGGAATTCTCACCACCACTTCCCCATGGAGAAGAGGGAACTAGACTTGGATTTGTTATAATGACAATGATAGAAGATAAAAAGAGGATAATCCATGCAAGCGACACCCAACTGTTAAATAAAAAAAGTATAGAATGGATAATAGAGAAGATGCCAGATCTCATAATTACAAGCAGCCCCCCAACCTATATAGGATACATTAAAAATGCTTGGAAAACTGGGACAAAGAACATTAACAAGATAATCCTAGAAACAGACTCTGAGATAATATTAGACCATCATATAATAAGGGATAAAAGATATCCTGAATTCTTTAAAGGATTGGAAAAAGAACCATCTACTTTTGCAAGATACTTAAAGGTGGAAGAAACGCCCCTTGAAGCATACAGAAGAGAACTACATGAAATAGAAAATGGCAAAAAAGTTAAATTACCCTTCAAGTTACCCTGATAAGCTCGATGCGAACCTCAGGATGCTTTTTCTTCCTTGTAAGCATTTAAGGCCGCGTATGCAACTCCTAGTATGAGCGGTCCTATTATGAAACCCGCCAAACCCCACACTAGAGGTCCTCCAAGGAATCCGACAAGGAAAAGCAGCGGATGAATATCAGCATACTTGCCTGACAACTTCGGACGGAGATAAACATCAATACTGCTCAAAAAAGCACCGAATATTAAAACTATTATACCTCGGAGTATATTACCAGAGATAAAATCGTATATGGCAAGTATAGTATAAGTAGGCCAGGGTCCGATAACTGGGATCAGCTGGAAGAAGCCCGCTAGCAAACCCAAGAATATTGCATACGGGTATCCGAGGATTTGAAAGCCTAATATCGCCATTAAACCTATTATGAATGCTGTTAGGAAATGTCCATAGAATATGCTCTTTATAACCTTTTCTGTTTCACCTAAAAGATGCCTTAAGAAATCCTTTCTATTATCTGGCATTAAAGAATATAAATAGGATATTATCTTGTCACCATCCCTTGCAAAATAGAACGCCGAAGCAAATAATATGAATAATTGTAATGCTATCATTGGCACTCCACTGATAAGATCCACAAAATAATTTATCACCATCCTCAAAAGATTATTGATAAAATCCTTTAAAAGATTAAATAGTAGATCTGTTGAAGGCCAGAACTCAGAGGGTATATAAGATTTCAAAGCATTGTTCAGGGAACTTACATTTATCTTCTGGGCCGTGGAAAGTAATGCTGGTGCTGAATGGAAGAGAGTGTCAATGCTAATGGCTATGATCCCAATTAATGGTAAAAGTATTATTATCATTACTAGGCCTATGGTAATCGACCTATAAGGGATATATTTATCCAGCCTCTTTGCTATTGGGCGTATACCATATGCAAACACAGCACCAAGGAATAACATTGTCCAGATTGGATAGAGTACTATAGCTGATAATAGTAAAAGCACTAATATGATGAAAAAAGATGATGTTATAGTGTCTTTTATCCTATATATCAATTTTTACCTCCCAATGATCTTATCACACCCGCAGCATCCCTCTTATATTCTCCAAACTCTTTAATCATTTTGAGTTCATGACTCCAGAATACAGGCCCTTTTATACATACTCTCCAGCCGGTATCATCAAGGCAACATTGTCCACATAAACCCATGGCACACTTCATATACCTCTCAAGGGAAAACTGGCCTACTATACCCTTATCCTCTAACCTTTCAAATATTCCCTTCATCATGGGTTCTGGGCCGCATACAAAAGCCATATCATAAAATCCTTCAAGAGATTCTAAACGGTCAGTGGCCAATCCCTTGAATCCACAACTTCCATCATCAGTACATGTGAAAATCTTGGTCCCGGCCTTTTTGAGACGTTCTAGGAATAATAGTTCATCATATGTTTTGGCAGCTACTATAACATCGACTTCAAAATCTCTTGCCCTGGCTTCTTCTACCAGGGCTACTATTGGAGCCATCCCTATACCCCCTCCTATGGCAAGTATCCTATGACCTTCTATGGTGAATCCGCGCCCGTATGGTCCTCTCAATCCTAGCTGATCCCCTTTTTTTAATCTGTGGATCCTTGAAGTGAATGGGCCGACTTTTTTTATTGAAACCCCAATTTCTTTGTTTGTCTTGTCGATTAATGAAACTGACATGGGTTTTTCATCCTTGAAATCCCAGATCATCATGAATTGTCCCGGGAAAGGGAATTTTCCCTGCCATGGGAATATGAGTGTCTTAACATCCTTTGATTCCCTGATAATCTTTTTAATTTCCAAGATTTTCGGAGCATGCAATTTTATAGCCTCCCAAGCCTTATTCATGGGCTATTCCAACCATTTCATTTATTTTTTTGAATCCTTGTTTTTTCATAAAAACTTTAAGGTCCTCGCAGATTTCCTTGAATATTCCAATGCCATGATAGAATATGCCGCTACCTATCTGGGTTGCGCTGGCCCCTGCATAAAGGAATTCCACAACATCCTTATAATCTGTTATCCCCCCAACACCGATTATGGGAACATCAACCGTCTCATATACTTCATATACACACCTGATGGCTATTGGTTTTATTGCGGGGCCTGAGAGTCCCCCGAATTTGTTGGACAAGATTGGGCGCGCTGTTTTCAAGTCTATTTTCATTGCGGGTCCTAGAGAATTTATAAGGGTTATGGCATCACATCCCGCCTCTTCCGCCTTTAAAGCTATCTCTCTGATATCAGTGACATTAGGTGTTAACTTAGCGGCCACAGGCACATTACAGTTGTCTTTAACGGCTTTTATCACCTGGAATGTTAGTTGTGGGTCTTGTCCTATTGTTGCCCCGTAGCCTTTCATTGCATGGGGACATGAAATATTCAATTCTATCATATCTACTAGCTCCTGGATTTCCAGGGCGACTTTTACAAATTCTTCAGGAGAAGAACCATATATGGATGCTATCACCGGTATTTTATCCTCTACTTTATCCAGTTCATCTTTGAATGATTCCACACCCGGATTGGACAATCCCATAGCATTTATCAGCCCATATGGAACCTCCACTATCGTAGGGTTCCTGTAACCCATATTTGGTTCTAGTGAGAATGATTTGGTTACAACAGCCCCAGCTCCATGATGATAAACACGATTTAATGATGATGCTGTCATCCCAAGGACACCCGCAGCAAGCATAATAGGATTTCGCATTTTAACCCCGCAAAGATTCACCTCTAACACCTTATCTCACCCCATAAAAGATTATAATAGGGAACCAAACACAAAGTTATCCATATGAAATGCTACCTAGTACCATGTATTATCGGTTTCATCGCATTTGATAAAAATTTGGATATTGTAGATTATGAACTTTTCCCCAGAAAATCTATAATTTCAAAGTTGCTAGAATTCGAAAGAGGATCATTAACTAGTGAAGAAGAAAAAATCATGAAAAGACTCCTCAATAACTACAGAGAAATCTCCATAGAATCCAAACATAAAAGGAAGTATGGAAAATTCAAAAATGTCAAGTTAGAATCGCCAAACAAGGCTGGTGAATATCTCAGAGAGAACCTGAAAGAAACACTTAAAAAGATTGGATTCATCAAAGATGGAGAATTCTATGATAGCATATACAAAATCCACATGGGGATAACAGTCAAAAAATTGGAAGAATCCCTAAAAGAACAGGACAAACTAATCATACAAGCAGCAAACGCACTAGATGATCTTGATGAGGCCACCGGCAAATTTGTTGAAAGGATAAGAGAATGGTACTCAATATATTTCCCAGAACTAGACTCCATAAAAGACCATGAACACTATATCAAACTCATAGCAGAACATGGAAAAAAAGAAGATATAATAAAAGTGAAAAAACTTCCAAGGGAAAGTATCGGGGCTGAACTAGAAGAAGAGGACATAGACCTCCTAAAAGAATTCGCAAAGGCCATCAGATCACTACAGATACTGAGAAAATCCATAGAAAAATATATAGAGTTGAAGATGGGATATCTCGCACCCAATCTACAAGATGTTGCCGGCACCACACTCGGCGCGAAATTAATAGCACACACAGGGAGCCTGAAAAAATTAGCACTTTTACCATCCTCAACTATACAAGTGCTGGGAGCCGAAAAAGCCCTATTCAGACACCTTAGAAGAGGTTCGAAACCTCCAAAACATGGACTAATCTATCAACACCCTCTAATCAAAGGCTCCGCTTGGTATCTTCGCGGCAAAATCGCGCGGACACTAGCATCAAAAATCTCCCTCGCAGCCAGAAAGGACATCTTCACAGGAGAACACGATCCTAGTATAAAAAAAGACTTGTATAAACGAATAGATATCATAAAAAAGGAAACCCCAAAAAGGAGAAGATAAAAAAAACCTACCATATGGGGGAATAACATGAAGAAAATCAAAGGAATCGAAGGCATTTATCTCCATAAAGATCATCTCGTAACAGTTAACCTCACACCAACCCTGAAAGTCTATGGTGAAAAACTATTCAAATTTGGTGGCCGCGAATACAGGATATGGGATCCTCACAGATCCAAGATGGCCGCAGCCATACTCAACGGTCTCAGAAACCTCAAAATCAAAAAAAATTCCAAAATGTTATATTTAGGGGCGTCATCTGGGACAACAGCATCACATTTCTCTGATATGATCCCAGATGGTATCATATATTGTCTAGAATTTTCTCCGCGGATGATGAGGGAACTAGTAAAGGTGTGTGAAAATAGAAAAAATATGATACCCCTACTTAAGGATGCTACACGTCCAAGGGATTATCTACACCTTATAGAAAAGGTGGATTTCATCTACTGTGACGTGGCACAGCCAAGACAAAGTCAACTTTTCACAGAAAACATGAAACTATTCCTTAGAAGGGAAGGTCAAGGTCTATTGATGGTGAAATCAAGGAGCATAGACGTGACAAGGAAACCTTCTGTGATCTTCAAAGAAGAGGAGGAGAAGATAAAAAGTTCGGGTTTCAAAGTCTTGGAAAGGGTTAGATTAGAACCATATGAGAAGGATCATATGGCTTTAGTTGTCGAGTTTTGGTGACTATGTTTTGGCTGCTCTCCTACCCTCATCTGTTATCTTGATAAAGTCTTCTTTTAGCGTTCCTATTAGCTTATATAATTCGATTGGGGGCATTTTCTGTATCTTGGAGGTTTCTATCCCCTTTTCTTTGGACAGTCCCTTGAGGAAGTATGTGAAATAGTTGCCTAGGAAATCTTTTATCCGGTAACCTCTTCCAATGGCTTCAATTTCTTTTTCATCCAATCCCCAAACAAGTTTTTTGATTTTTGAAAGTAGCGCGGGAGTGGGATGTTTAATTTCACCATTCTCCAATCCCTCTACAACCGTTTTTGGGACTTCTAGTTCTTTTGCAAGTTCATCAAGGCTTTTTCTTTTAATTTTCCTATAACCTAGTATAAGGTCTTTTAATGCCATTGACATCTCACCTCATAACATTTCCTTCCCTGATAATACTATATAATATGATATATAAATAATTTATTATTAATATATGGAGAAAATCTTAAAAAATTATAATAAAAATTATCCTAAAATTATTATAATTTCTGGGATATTAATTCTATCAAAATCTTGGAAAGCTCCACTTTATCCATCAGCGGAAGCTTCTTCACCCTATCAAAAACTAGTATAGGTTTGATCCTATCTGAACCAAAACCTTCAACTGCAAGATCATTAGCAACAACCAAATCCGCCCCAGACCTCTCCATCTGCTCCCTAGCCAACTCTATAAGTTCATCCTCACTAACATCATATTCAGCCTTGAACCCAACAAGATAAACATCAGGGTTTAAAGTTTTCACAGAATCAATTATCTTAGGATTAACCTTCAACCTTAAAACCCTCTCCCTAGAAGAGGATATCTTACTTTCAGCATACTCCGGCCTGAAATCAGCTACAGCAGCAGCAGAAATAAAAACGTCAAAGTCTCCTATCAACTCCCGAACCTTATCAAACATTTCAGCAGCTGAAAGAACATTAACCACACGTATACAAGATGGTGCTCGTAGAGACAAATTCGCGCCAATAAGGGTAACATCCGCACCTTGTATAAAAGCCTCCTTAGCTAACTCCAATCCCATCTTCCCAGAACTCAGATTACAAACGCCCCTCACAGGATCAATAGCTTCATAGGTCCCCCCAGCACTTACAAGAACCTTCTTACCCTTCAGATTACCAGGAGAGGCCTCCCTTAAAACAGTAAGTATTATATCATCGAGATGGGGGAACTTAGC
Proteins encoded:
- a CDS encoding pantothenate metabolism flavoprotein — protein: MDIILCVTGSIAAIESVKLARELRRRGATIKCFMSDGACNIIHPYAMEFATGNDVILELTGEIEHVKYADADIILVAPATANVISKFAYKIADNPINALLIAAWGYGTPIVMVPSMNLSMYQAIKSNIEKLIKEGVVFAQPKIEEGKAKFPHLDDIILTVLREASPGNLKGKKVLVSAGGTYEAIDPVRGVCNLSSGKMGLELAKEAFIQGADVTLIGANLSLRAPSCIRVVNVLSAAEMFDKVRELIGDFDVFISAAAVADFRPEYAESKISSSRERVLRLKVNPKIIDSVKTLNPDVYLVGFKAEYDVSEDELIELAREQMERSGADLVVANDLAVEGFGSDRIKPILVFDRVKKLPLMDKVELSKILIELISQKL
- a CDS encoding predicted hydrolase of the metallo-beta-lactamase superfamily → MKIIPLASESLGVRSLSVYIEAKNRILIDPGVALGPKRYSLPPAKIEIEKLEAAKKKIIEFLGMADTIIISHYHYDHYLPSANYNGKHLLLKDPRKKINKSQMSRASKFLKGKENYEYVDGKNFTINDCRMEFSPPLPHGEEGTRLGFVIMTMIEDKKRIIHASDTQLLNKKSIEWIIEKMPDLIITSSPPTYIGYIKNAWKTGTKNINKIILETDSEIILDHHIIRDKRYPEFFKGLEKEPSTFARYLKVEETPLEAYRRELHEIENGKKVKLPFKLP
- a CDS encoding dihydroorotate dehydrogenase, encoding MTASSLNRVYHHGAGAVVTKSFSLEPNMGYRNPTIVEVPYGLINAMGLSNPGVESFKDELDKVEDKIPVIASIYGSSPEEFVKVALEIQELVDMIELNISCPHAMKGYGATIGQDPQLTFQVIKAVKDNCNVPVAAKLTPNVTDIREIALKAEEAGCDAITLINSLGPAMKIDLKTARPILSNKFGGLSGPAIKPIAIRCVYEVYETVDVPIIGVGGITDYKDVVEFLYAGASATQIGSGIFYHGIGIFKEICEDLKVFMKKQGFKKINEMVGIAHE
- a CDS encoding dihydroorotate dehydrogenase, electron transfer subunit, iron-sulfur cluster binding domain protein — protein: MHAPKILEIKKIIRESKDVKTLIFPWQGKFPFPGQFMMIWDFKDEKPMSVSLIDKTNKEIGVSIKKVGPFTSRIHRLKKGDQLGLRGPYGRGFTIEGHRILAIGGGIGMAPIVALVEEARARDFEVDVIVAAKTYDELLFLERLKKAGTKIFTCTDDGSCGFKGLATDRLESLEGFYDMAFVCGPEPMMKGIFERLEDKGIVGQFSLERYMKCAMGLCGQCCLDDTGWRVCIKGPVFWSHELKMIKEFGEYKRDAAGVIRSLGGKN
- a CDS encoding fibrillarin-like rRNA/tRNA 2'-O-methyltransferase, translated to MKKIKGIEGIYLHKDHLVTVNLTPTLKVYGEKLFKFGGREYRIWDPHRSKMAAAILNGLRNLKIKKNSKMLYLGASSGTTASHFSDMIPDGIIYCLEFSPRMMRELVKVCENRKNMIPLLKDATRPRDYLHLIEKVDFIYCDVAQPRQSQLFTENMKLFLRREGQGLLMVKSRSIDVTRKPSVIFKEEEEKIKSSGFKVLERVRLEPYEKDHMALVVEFW
- a CDS encoding pre-mRNA processing ribonucleoprotein, binding domain protein, whose translation is MKCYLVPCIIGFIAFDKNLDIVDYELFPRKSIISKLLEFERGSLTSEEEKIMKRLLNNYREISIESKHKRKYGKFKNVKLESPNKAGEYLRENLKETLKKIGFIKDGEFYDSIYKIHMGITVKKLEESLKEQDKLIIQAANALDDLDEATGKFVERIREWYSIYFPELDSIKDHEHYIKLIAEHGKKEDIIKVKKLPRESIGAELEEEDIDLLKEFAKAIRSLQILRKSIEKYIELKMGYLAPNLQDVAGTTLGAKLIAHTGSLKKLALLPSSTIQVLGAEKALFRHLRRGSKPPKHGLIYQHPLIKGSAWYLRGKIARTLASKISLAARKDIFTGEHDPSIKKDLYKRIDIIKKETPKRRR
- a CDS encoding transcriptional regulator, XRE family, which gives rise to MSMALKDLILGYRKIKRKSLDELAKELEVPKTVVEGLENGEIKHPTPALLSKIKKLVWGLDEKEIEAIGRGYRIKDFLGNYFTYFLKGLSKEKGIETSKIQKMPPIELYKLIGTLKEDFIKITDEGRRAAKT